The following are encoded in a window of Streptomyces sp. Go-475 genomic DNA:
- a CDS encoding LysR family transcriptional regulator, translated as MQLRQLEYFLAVWEAGSFSGAAARLYVTQPSLSQQIGALEKELGAVLLERGRQGVTLTPAGRVFLPRAQQVLRVVQDARDSVREVVEGRKGDVHVLTVRSVASGILPPSAARWHSTYPATVLRLHDYSHRRDLEEAMRSGQGDIAVGPRPHPWEGPVHSLGYEEMVVIGSAEYPAGASASPAELAAADWVLYEPEQGMSEVMDRLAGHFGFTPRAVARTGQVSAALLFAVEGIGVTVAPENAVPLRWSRHARRIGSGYFRELVVFSRKEPSQLADRYRDMLTSVELPLTVERDLPEGAIRLQNVSG; from the coding sequence ATGCAGCTACGTCAGCTGGAGTACTTCCTCGCCGTGTGGGAGGCGGGCTCCTTCAGCGGAGCGGCCGCGCGGCTCTATGTCACGCAACCCTCACTGTCCCAGCAGATCGGAGCCCTGGAGAAGGAGCTGGGCGCGGTCCTGCTGGAGCGGGGCAGACAAGGGGTGACGCTGACCCCCGCCGGCCGGGTCTTCCTGCCGCGGGCGCAGCAGGTCCTCCGCGTCGTCCAGGACGCCCGGGACTCGGTACGCGAGGTGGTCGAGGGCCGCAAAGGCGACGTTCACGTCCTGACGGTACGGTCCGTCGCCTCAGGCATCCTGCCACCCTCCGCGGCCCGCTGGCACTCGACGTACCCCGCGACGGTGCTGCGGCTGCACGACTACTCGCACCGCCGGGACCTCGAAGAAGCCATGCGCAGCGGACAGGGCGACATCGCGGTGGGTCCACGACCCCACCCGTGGGAAGGGCCGGTCCATTCCCTCGGGTACGAGGAGATGGTGGTGATCGGTTCCGCCGAGTACCCGGCGGGCGCATCGGCGAGCCCGGCCGAACTGGCCGCCGCCGACTGGGTGCTCTACGAGCCGGAACAGGGCATGAGCGAAGTGATGGACCGGCTGGCGGGCCACTTCGGATTCACTCCGCGCGCCGTGGCGCGAACCGGCCAGGTGTCGGCGGCGCTGCTGTTCGCGGTCGAGGGGATCGGTGTGACGGTGGCACCGGAGAACGCGGTGCCTCTGCGCTGGTCCCGCCATGCACGGCGGATCGGGTCCGGCTACTTCCGGGAGCTGGTGGTCTTCAGCAGGAAGGAGCCTTCCCAACTGGCGGATCGCTACCGGGACATGCTCACCTCTGTGGAGCTGCCTCTGACCGTGGAGCGGGATCTGCCCGAAGGAGCAATCCGTTTGCAGAACGTGTCAGGGTGA
- a CDS encoding discoidin domain-containing protein: MSSVTRRSVLRSAIAVALAPTLGSALLPGLAPAASAAVSWTAKWIWAPSSSTNQWVAFRRSFTLASAPSKAVTQIAADSKYWLWVNGTLVVFDGQLKRGPNRTGTYYDEIDLAPYLTSGRNTVALLVWYFGKQGFSHSSSGKGGLLFQSDITTGSTTTRIVSDTSWKHIVHPGYSNNTSGTQVNFRLPESNVYYDARNATAMTAWESAGFDDSAWSAPTDFGAAGAAPWNDLVRRPVPQFRYSGLKSYGNASSLPSTGQGATAITATLPSNLQVTPYLKVDAPAGAVIGMQTDHYADGDGLTGLTPGAENNIRATYVCKGGVQEFEALAWMSGTAVKYTIPTGVTILDLKYRESGYDTDFAGSFSSNDAFFDTLWGKAARTMYVNMRDNYMDCPTRERAQWWGDVVNQLKEGFYTFDTRSHALGAKAIAELTAWQKPGGVLYSPIPSTIWTAELPVQMLASVWAFGTYHLYTGNSDAVSGTYPAVKAYLNLWSLDSAGLVSHRAGDWDWEDWGSNIDARVLDNCWYYLALDTAITLAGLSGNSGDVATWQAKRDSIKANFDRVLWNTSRNEYRSPGYNGDTDDRANGLAVVAGLAPASRYRAITEVLRTHLNASPYMEFYVLEALYLMGAATVAEERMRNRYAAQVADPTCYTLWEIWDKSGGTDNHAWNGGPLYTLSAYAAGVRPTKPGWETYDVVPQTGTLTKINTVTPTVKGDIRFGITRDGDRVTLALTSPNGTTARVGVPTYRGSSPAIKANGTTVFTGGAATGSVSGLSYASKDSSYVYFTLKPGSWTFTVTGAGRLDNLALGRPVTSNSSLENSDWGKNRLTDGKLTSVTGAKGYTSVDFPSADVSANPVWVEVDLGADTDLDAVRLFPRTDTPAVGGGTAGFPVDFTIQTRPDGSSTYTTVRTVTAEPNPGGLVQTYGFTTTTARYVRLQATKLGTPPVDETTKYRLQLAELTVPTAATTVTANYTLENGDWGKTRVLDGKLTSVTGARGFTSIDFPSADVSANPVWIELDLGADRAIGSVTLHPRTDAGAAGGGTAGFPVDFTIQTRPDGSGTYTTARTITAEPNPNGAAQTYTLTSATGRYLRLKVSKLGRPASDETSKYRLQLAEIRIK; encoded by the coding sequence ATGTCCTCTGTAACGCGCCGGTCCGTCCTGCGCTCGGCGATAGCCGTGGCGCTCGCGCCCACCCTCGGCTCGGCACTTCTGCCCGGGCTCGCTCCCGCGGCGTCGGCCGCCGTCTCCTGGACCGCGAAGTGGATCTGGGCTCCGTCCAGCTCGACGAACCAGTGGGTGGCGTTCCGCAGATCGTTCACCCTGGCCTCCGCGCCGTCGAAGGCGGTGACGCAGATCGCGGCGGACTCCAAGTACTGGCTGTGGGTCAACGGCACGCTCGTGGTCTTCGACGGCCAGCTCAAGCGCGGCCCCAACCGCACCGGCACCTACTACGACGAGATCGACCTCGCCCCGTACCTCACGAGCGGCCGCAACACGGTGGCGCTGCTGGTGTGGTACTTCGGCAAGCAGGGGTTCTCACACAGCAGCAGCGGCAAGGGCGGTCTGCTGTTCCAGTCCGACATCACCACCGGTTCCACCACCACCCGGATCGTCAGCGACACCAGCTGGAAGCACATCGTCCACCCGGGCTACTCCAACAACACCAGCGGCACCCAGGTCAACTTCCGCCTGCCCGAGTCGAACGTCTACTACGACGCCCGCAACGCCACGGCCATGACCGCCTGGGAGTCGGCCGGCTTCGACGACAGCGCGTGGAGCGCCCCCACCGACTTCGGAGCCGCCGGTGCCGCGCCCTGGAACGATCTCGTCCGGCGGCCGGTCCCACAGTTCCGGTACTCGGGCCTCAAGTCCTACGGCAACGCGTCGTCGCTGCCGTCCACAGGACAGGGAGCGACCGCCATCACAGCCACCTTGCCCTCGAACCTCCAGGTCACGCCGTATCTGAAGGTGGACGCTCCGGCCGGCGCGGTGATCGGCATGCAGACCGACCACTACGCCGACGGCGACGGCCTGACCGGCCTCACCCCCGGGGCGGAGAACAACATTCGCGCCACCTACGTCTGCAAGGGCGGGGTCCAGGAGTTCGAGGCGCTGGCCTGGATGAGCGGCACGGCGGTGAAGTACACCATCCCCACGGGCGTCACCATCCTGGATCTCAAGTACCGGGAGTCCGGCTACGACACCGACTTCGCTGGATCGTTCAGCAGCAACGACGCCTTCTTCGACACCCTGTGGGGCAAGGCGGCGCGCACCATGTACGTCAACATGCGCGACAACTACATGGACTGCCCCACCCGCGAGCGCGCCCAGTGGTGGGGCGATGTGGTCAACCAGCTCAAGGAAGGCTTCTACACCTTCGACACCCGCTCCCATGCCCTCGGCGCCAAGGCCATCGCCGAGCTGACCGCCTGGCAGAAGCCCGGCGGCGTGCTCTACTCGCCGATCCCGTCCACCATCTGGACCGCTGAACTGCCCGTCCAGATGCTCGCCTCGGTGTGGGCATTCGGTACCTACCACCTCTACACCGGCAACTCCGACGCCGTCTCCGGCACCTACCCGGCGGTGAAGGCGTACCTGAACCTGTGGAGTCTGGACTCGGCCGGGCTGGTCAGCCACCGCGCCGGGGACTGGGACTGGGAGGACTGGGGCAGCAACATCGACGCCCGCGTCCTGGACAACTGCTGGTACTACCTGGCCCTCGACACAGCCATCACCCTCGCCGGCCTCAGCGGCAACAGCGGCGACGTCGCCACCTGGCAGGCCAAGCGCGACAGCATCAAGGCGAACTTCGACCGCGTTCTGTGGAACACCTCCAGGAACGAGTACCGCTCACCCGGCTACAACGGCGACACCGATGACCGCGCCAACGGCCTCGCCGTCGTCGCCGGCCTCGCACCCGCCTCCCGCTACCGGGCGATCACCGAGGTGCTGCGCACCCACCTCAACGCCAGCCCCTATATGGAGTTCTACGTCCTGGAGGCGCTGTATCTGATGGGCGCGGCCACCGTCGCCGAGGAGCGGATGCGCAACCGCTACGCCGCCCAGGTCGCCGACCCCACCTGCTACACGCTGTGGGAGATCTGGGACAAGTCGGGTGGAACCGACAACCACGCCTGGAACGGCGGACCCTTGTACACCCTGTCCGCCTACGCCGCCGGCGTCCGTCCCACCAAGCCCGGCTGGGAGACGTACGACGTCGTTCCCCAGACCGGCACCCTCACGAAGATCAACACGGTCACGCCGACCGTCAAGGGCGACATCCGCTTCGGCATCACGCGCGACGGCGACCGGGTCACCCTGGCCCTCACCTCCCCGAACGGCACGACCGCGCGAGTGGGTGTCCCGACGTACCGTGGATCCTCACCGGCCATCAAGGCCAACGGAACCACCGTCTTCACGGGCGGCGCCGCCACCGGCAGCGTCTCCGGTCTCAGCTACGCGAGCAAGGACTCCTCATACGTCTACTTCACCCTCAAGCCGGGCAGCTGGACGTTCACCGTCACCGGCGCCGGCCGCCTCGACAACCTCGCCCTCGGCCGGCCCGTCACGAGCAACAGCAGCCTGGAGAACAGCGACTGGGGCAAGAACAGGCTCACCGACGGCAAGCTCACCAGCGTGACCGGCGCCAAGGGCTACACCAGCGTCGACTTCCCCTCCGCCGACGTCAGCGCGAACCCCGTCTGGGTGGAGGTAGACCTCGGCGCCGACACCGACCTCGACGCCGTGCGGCTCTTCCCGCGCACCGACACCCCGGCGGTCGGCGGCGGCACGGCGGGCTTCCCCGTCGACTTCACGATCCAGACCCGCCCCGACGGGTCGAGCACCTACACCACCGTCCGCACGGTCACCGCCGAACCCAACCCGGGCGGGCTCGTGCAGACGTACGGCTTCACGACCACGACCGCCCGCTACGTACGCCTGCAAGCCACCAAGCTCGGTACCCCTCCCGTCGACGAGACGACCAAGTACCGCCTCCAGCTCGCCGAACTCACCGTCCCCACCGCCGCGACCACCGTCACCGCCAACTACACGCTGGAGAACGGCGACTGGGGCAAGACACGCGTCCTCGACGGCAAGCTCACCAGCGTGACCGGCGCCAGGGGCTTCACCAGCATCGACTTCCCCTCCGCCGACGTCAGCGCGAACCCCGTCTGGATCGAGCTCGACCTCGGCGCAGACCGGGCCATCGGCTCCGTCACTCTCCACCCGCGCACGGACGCCGGTGCAGCCGGCGGCGGCACAGCGGGCTTCCCCGTCGACTTCACCATCCAGACGCGCCCCGACGGCTCCGGAACCTACACCACCGCCCGCACCATCACTGCCGAGCCCAACCCCAACGGAGCCGCTCAGACCTACACCCTCACTTCCGCCACCGGCCGCTATCTACGCCTGAAGGTCTCCAAGCTCGGCAGGCCCGCCTCGGACGAGACCAGCAAGTACCGCCTCCAACTCGCCGAGATCCGCATCAAGTAG
- a CDS encoding TetR/AcrR family transcriptional regulator, with protein sequence MPLERIVAAALQIVDEEGSDALSMRTLAQRLGSGTATLYRHFDNRAALVAHVVDRMFGSVELNGDELTALGWERALRTVAHTMFDALARHRNAARLLVEHIPLGPNAMALRERCVAVLLDSGFPPRVAAYAFATLARYVLGFAVQVNGHGGAGQPDDAQTAAVFHGVDPDLFPATVTVAGVLPVPIEDEFSFGLELLLSGLAHLRDEV encoded by the coding sequence GTGCCGTTGGAGCGCATCGTCGCTGCAGCACTGCAGATCGTGGACGAGGAGGGCTCGGACGCTCTCTCGATGCGGACGCTGGCCCAACGTCTGGGCTCGGGCACGGCGACGCTGTACCGGCACTTCGACAACCGGGCAGCGCTGGTCGCCCATGTCGTGGACCGCATGTTCGGCAGTGTGGAGCTGAACGGCGACGAACTCACCGCACTGGGCTGGGAGCGGGCGCTGCGTACGGTCGCGCACACCATGTTCGACGCCTTGGCCCGGCACCGGAACGCGGCGCGCCTGCTGGTCGAGCACATTCCCCTGGGGCCGAACGCCATGGCACTGCGGGAGCGCTGCGTCGCGGTGTTGCTCGACTCTGGCTTCCCGCCGCGAGTCGCCGCGTACGCGTTCGCGACCCTGGCCCGCTATGTCCTCGGGTTCGCCGTACAGGTCAACGGGCATGGCGGCGCGGGACAACCCGACGACGCACAGACGGCGGCCGTCTTTCACGGCGTGGATCCCGACCTGTTCCCGGCCACCGTCACCGTTGCCGGGGTGCTGCCCGTTCCGATCGAGGACGAGTTCTCCTTCGGTCTCGAGCTTCTTCTCAGCGGGCTTGCCCACCTGCGCGACGAGGTCTGA
- a CDS encoding 2,3-butanediol dehydrogenase encodes MRAHTRRMQAAVWYGARDVRIAEVDVPTPRRGEVLIEVAYCGICGSDLHEYADGPHAIPVAEPHPASGATAPLVLGHEFCGTVAALGPSVTGLAVGDRVAVEPNYRCGECPRCRAGEYNICRHFGFAGLMGNGGMAEYAAIPAYMAHRLPDDVSLEQAALFEPASVALHALRRAGTTPETVTVVGLGPVGLLTVRLAAERKVRRIVAVDVSPARLHRAAGLGATDLIDADPEEGAGERIRELTGGEGVDVAFEVVGSESALRTCLAATRRGGRVVLVGLAPEVSLDTFALVNNEQSIVASVGYRDTYPELIRLVAERGLDLTPVVTSTIALDGLVPHGFEALLDGPGNQVKILVDPGAHRDRLHRLVPCVASAGTATDRTSDCEKRG; translated from the coding sequence ATGAGGGCCCACACGCGGCGCATGCAGGCCGCCGTCTGGTACGGAGCCAGGGACGTCCGCATAGCCGAGGTGGACGTTCCCACGCCCCGGCGCGGCGAGGTGCTGATCGAGGTCGCCTACTGCGGCATCTGCGGCAGCGACCTGCACGAGTACGCCGACGGGCCGCACGCCATCCCCGTCGCCGAGCCGCATCCGGCCTCCGGCGCCACAGCTCCGCTCGTCCTCGGCCACGAGTTCTGCGGAACGGTGGCGGCCCTCGGACCATCGGTGACCGGCCTCGCCGTCGGTGACCGGGTGGCGGTCGAACCGAACTACCGGTGCGGGGAGTGCCCACGGTGCCGGGCAGGTGAGTACAACATCTGCCGGCACTTCGGGTTCGCCGGGCTGATGGGGAACGGCGGCATGGCCGAGTACGCCGCCATCCCCGCCTATATGGCGCACCGCCTCCCCGATGACGTGTCGCTGGAGCAGGCCGCGCTCTTCGAACCGGCCTCGGTCGCCCTGCACGCGCTACGGCGCGCCGGGACCACACCCGAGACCGTGACGGTGGTCGGCCTGGGCCCGGTCGGCCTGCTCACCGTCCGGCTCGCCGCCGAACGCAAGGTGCGGCGCATCGTCGCCGTCGACGTTTCCCCCGCTCGCCTGCACCGCGCGGCCGGGCTCGGCGCCACCGATCTGATCGACGCGGACCCGGAGGAAGGCGCCGGGGAGCGGATCCGTGAGCTGACCGGCGGAGAGGGCGTCGATGTCGCGTTCGAGGTGGTGGGATCCGAGAGCGCCCTGCGCACCTGCCTGGCCGCGACCCGGCGCGGCGGCCGGGTCGTCCTCGTCGGCCTGGCCCCGGAGGTGTCCCTGGACACCTTCGCACTGGTCAACAACGAGCAGTCGATCGTCGCCAGCGTCGGCTACCGCGACACCTATCCGGAACTCATCCGGCTCGTCGCGGAGCGAGGGCTGGACCTGACACCCGTCGTCACCTCGACCATCGCTCTGGATGGCTTGGTCCCCCACGGCTTCGAGGCCCTGCTGGACGGTCCCGGAAACCAGGTCAAGATCCTGGTCGACCCGGGCGCACACCGTGACCGCCTCCACCGCCTCGTCCCCTGCGTCGCGTCAGCCGGGACCGCGACGGACAGGACCTCAGACTGCGAGAAGAGGGGCTGA
- a CDS encoding AraC family transcriptional regulator — protein MNLPIVSRVSTQSVDPADRIDFWEEHNRQALVGLTCSSYSREGLLATETNVELGDLRLAEIAGNEHVIERTPRTCRTLPKDSIFVTLLTAGCGVFFHEGGCVTLQTGDLILYDTRRPYLFGFPSPMRQLLVDIPREVFAAQCAPGEVSAPILLGRGSAAEGAQASALEAVLADWVTGQGGEDSVSTEATVLDLVRTLAAPRLGGVAPPAMLSQLAVAKDYIARHLADPGLSSGRVAEAIGVSARHLSRIFQPTGVSPSRYILEQRLGKARQVLADPGSRHLTIAEVAHCWGFASQAHFTRVFRSRFGRTPGETRPFIP, from the coding sequence GTGAACCTGCCTATCGTCTCCCGCGTGTCCACGCAGTCGGTCGATCCGGCGGACCGCATCGACTTCTGGGAGGAACACAACCGACAGGCTCTGGTGGGCCTGACCTGCTCGTCGTACTCGCGGGAGGGCCTGCTGGCCACGGAGACGAACGTCGAGCTGGGCGACCTGCGGCTGGCCGAGATCGCCGGCAACGAGCACGTCATCGAACGGACCCCACGGACCTGTCGGACCCTGCCGAAGGACTCGATCTTCGTCACGCTGCTGACAGCGGGCTGCGGGGTGTTCTTCCACGAGGGCGGCTGCGTCACCCTGCAGACGGGCGACCTGATCCTCTACGACACGCGGCGGCCCTATCTGTTCGGGTTCCCCTCTCCCATGCGGCAGCTGCTGGTGGACATCCCCCGTGAGGTGTTCGCCGCGCAATGTGCCCCCGGCGAGGTGTCCGCGCCGATACTGCTCGGCAGGGGGTCGGCCGCCGAAGGCGCGCAGGCTTCCGCACTGGAGGCGGTACTGGCCGACTGGGTCACGGGGCAGGGCGGAGAGGACTCGGTCAGCACCGAGGCCACCGTGCTGGACCTCGTCCGTACGCTGGCCGCACCGAGGCTGGGCGGTGTCGCGCCACCCGCCATGCTCTCCCAACTGGCGGTGGCCAAGGACTACATAGCCCGGCACCTTGCCGACCCCGGGCTGAGCTCGGGGCGAGTCGCCGAGGCGATCGGAGTGTCCGCGCGGCACCTCAGCCGTATCTTCCAGCCGACCGGGGTGAGCCCCTCCCGGTACATTCTCGAACAGCGGCTCGGCAAGGCCCGGCAGGTGCTCGCCGACCCCGGCTCCCGCCATCTGACGATCGCCGAAGTCGCCCACTGCTGGGGCTTCGCCAGCCAGGCCCACTTCACCCGGGTCTTCCGGAGCCGTTTCGGCCGCACCCCGGGGGAAACGCGTCCGTTCATCCCCTAG
- a CDS encoding 2,4'-dihydroxyacetophenone dioxygenase family protein translates to MPEEATSEFWKGLKPIADSMKPDAQPEVYLSQVATDDDRYYAPLSESVGSRPLWINVKDNSWADILCAKQAGLVNRHYHPHEVFAYTISGKWGYLERPWTARAGDFVYEAPGEGHTLVAYESDEPMKAFFIVKGPLIWLDEDGGTIGYFDVHDYIELCRNHYEKVGIGADYVNSLFR, encoded by the coding sequence ATGCCCGAGGAAGCCACGTCGGAATTCTGGAAGGGCCTCAAGCCGATCGCCGACTCGATGAAGCCCGACGCACAGCCGGAGGTCTATCTGTCCCAGGTGGCCACCGACGACGACCGGTACTACGCCCCGCTCAGCGAGAGCGTGGGATCGCGCCCGCTGTGGATCAACGTCAAGGACAACTCCTGGGCCGACATCCTCTGCGCCAAGCAGGCCGGACTCGTCAACCGCCACTACCACCCCCACGAGGTGTTCGCGTACACGATCTCCGGTAAGTGGGGGTACCTGGAGCGGCCCTGGACCGCGCGGGCCGGTGACTTCGTCTACGAGGCGCCGGGCGAGGGGCACACGCTGGTGGCCTACGAGAGCGACGAGCCGATGAAGGCGTTCTTCATCGTCAAGGGTCCCTTGATCTGGCTGGACGAGGACGGCGGAACCATCGGCTACTTCGACGTCCACGACTACATCGAGCTGTGCAGGAACCACTACGAGAAGGTCGGCATCGGCGCCGACTACGTCAACTCACTCTTCCGGTGA
- a CDS encoding RICIN domain-containing protein: MLVPVDAATAATGPQDGHVYALTAAHSGKNAQVQSASPSDAAAVVQNTPSGGPNQLWQAVAHSGDGSFSLVNINSGKCLDVSGASTAAEARVIQWSCTGNSNQRWTFSGSAIVSVNSGMCLDVPGNSTADGTALIQWPCTGNPNQQWSLTERPRVVAFGPSMTAGGETFSEQTLRMVVHTSVAGSGVRIRLSNLRSTTPLSVGAVDVAVRSSGAAAVPGTHRTVTFGRSGNPTIPAGAELTSDVIPMTVTAGQDLLVSVYLRGDTGASTFHRDAYQTSYRSAAGSGNHASEDAANNFTTSMWSWHYLSGVDVVPTAVTTGTVVAFGDSITDGASTTFDANRRWPDRLAARLQAESGGQRFAVANAGIGGNMVRADAGWAPQGLAGRVRFAHDALGQPGVRNVIFMEGINDINNNPSLTADQLIAGYQDIIAQAHAAGVRIIGGTMLPYSSQNSAQAGIRTTVNNWIRTSGAFDAVVDFDAVIRDPNNHARMLPAYDSGDHLHPNDAGMAAMASAIDLSMLR; encoded by the coding sequence TTGCTCGTCCCGGTCGACGCGGCCACCGCCGCCACCGGACCGCAGGACGGCCATGTGTACGCGCTGACCGCAGCGCACAGCGGCAAGAACGCACAGGTCCAGTCCGCTTCGCCGTCCGACGCGGCTGCCGTGGTGCAGAACACCCCCTCCGGCGGCCCGAACCAGCTGTGGCAGGCCGTCGCCCACAGCGGAGACGGGTCGTTCTCGCTGGTGAACATCAACAGTGGTAAGTGCCTGGACGTGAGCGGAGCGTCCACCGCGGCGGAAGCGCGAGTCATCCAGTGGTCGTGCACCGGCAACAGCAACCAGCGCTGGACCTTCAGCGGCTCCGCGATCGTTTCCGTCAACAGCGGAATGTGCCTCGACGTTCCCGGCAACTCCACGGCCGACGGCACGGCGCTCATCCAGTGGCCGTGCACAGGCAACCCCAACCAGCAGTGGAGCCTCACCGAACGCCCCCGGGTCGTGGCCTTCGGCCCCAGCATGACCGCCGGCGGTGAGACCTTCTCCGAGCAGACACTGCGGATGGTCGTCCACACCAGCGTCGCCGGTTCCGGGGTGCGGATCCGGCTGTCCAACCTGCGCAGCACCACGCCGCTGTCCGTCGGCGCCGTCGACGTGGCCGTGCGCTCCAGCGGCGCGGCAGCGGTACCCGGCACCCACCGCACCGTGACCTTCGGCAGATCCGGCAACCCGACCATCCCCGCCGGGGCGGAACTCACCAGCGACGTCATCCCGATGACGGTCACCGCGGGGCAGGACCTCCTGGTGAGCGTGTACCTGCGGGGCGACACCGGCGCCTCCACCTTCCACCGTGACGCCTACCAGACCTCGTACCGGTCGGCGGCCGGTTCCGGCAACCACGCCAGTGAGGACGCCGCCAACAACTTCACCACCTCCATGTGGAGCTGGCACTACCTGTCGGGCGTGGACGTCGTGCCGACGGCCGTGACCACCGGAACCGTGGTGGCCTTCGGCGACTCCATCACCGACGGCGCCAGCACCACCTTCGACGCCAACCGGCGCTGGCCGGACCGCCTGGCCGCCCGGCTGCAGGCGGAGAGCGGCGGCCAGCGGTTCGCTGTCGCCAACGCGGGCATCGGCGGCAACATGGTGCGCGCCGATGCCGGCTGGGCTCCCCAGGGACTGGCCGGCAGGGTCCGGTTCGCACACGACGCCCTCGGCCAGCCGGGCGTACGCAACGTGATCTTCATGGAGGGCATCAACGACATCAACAACAACCCCTCCCTCACCGCCGACCAGCTGATCGCCGGATACCAGGACATCATCGCGCAGGCACACGCCGCCGGCGTGAGGATCATCGGCGGCACGATGCTGCCCTACTCTTCGCAGAACAGTGCACAGGCCGGCATCCGGACAACAGTGAACAACTGGATCCGCACCAGTGGCGCGTTCGACGCCGTCGTCGACTTCGACGCCGTCATCCGCGACCCGAACAACCATGCCCGGATGCTGCCCGCTTACGACAGCGGCGACCATCTGCACCCCAACGACGCCGGAATGGCGGCCATGGCGAGCGCCATCGATCTGTCCATGCTGCGCTAG
- a CDS encoding MFS transporter produces the protein MSRIRTRVRPDAEAPAAIDGAARRYENRLLLILFLAFGFVFFDRQALPFLAPYIAKDFHLSNTELGTLSGVLALTWALSGLVTGRLSDKLGRRKPILIAAVVLFSCFSAAGGLMTGFLGLLVARALMGVAEGAVLPLAQSLMVEASRESRRGLNMGLLQGSSAGLMGGILAPLAVVWIAELHGWRTALLVTIVPGLLIAAWIAKSVREVPPGGRARIAATDADATSETAVGPKPSVREVLGHRNIVLCMAAACCYLTWFVVIVTFTPTYLLTVKGFSSSTMSGVMTCLGLGWVLWGFLTPAVSDRIGRKPTMIAFSATAALCPLAVVYVTDPVALGLVVVLTYTGLGCFTLFMATIPAETVPRGALATALGLVMGVGELAGGFLAPVIAGRASDVWGLQTAMFISAGGAVAVVLLSLGLRETAPRVLRRRAERAAAAPGSGAVVAGAAE, from the coding sequence ATGTCACGTATCCGTACCCGTGTGCGGCCCGACGCCGAAGCGCCCGCGGCCATCGACGGCGCAGCCCGCCGCTATGAGAACCGGCTGCTGCTGATCCTCTTCCTGGCCTTCGGATTCGTCTTCTTCGACCGCCAGGCGTTGCCCTTCCTCGCCCCGTACATCGCCAAGGACTTCCACCTCTCCAACACCGAGCTCGGCACACTGTCCGGAGTGCTGGCCCTCACGTGGGCACTGTCCGGGCTGGTCACCGGCCGTCTGTCGGACAAGCTGGGCAGACGCAAACCCATTCTGATCGCCGCGGTGGTCCTCTTCTCCTGCTTCTCCGCGGCGGGCGGGCTGATGACCGGCTTCCTCGGTCTGCTCGTCGCCCGGGCCCTGATGGGCGTGGCGGAGGGTGCCGTGCTCCCGCTGGCCCAGTCGCTGATGGTGGAGGCGTCCCGGGAGAGCCGTCGCGGTCTCAACATGGGGCTGCTCCAGGGCTCGTCGGCCGGTCTGATGGGCGGCATCCTCGCCCCGCTGGCGGTGGTGTGGATCGCCGAGCTCCACGGCTGGCGGACAGCCTTGCTCGTGACGATCGTGCCGGGTCTGCTCATCGCGGCCTGGATCGCGAAGTCGGTCAGGGAGGTGCCGCCCGGCGGCCGGGCCCGGATCGCCGCCACTGACGCCGATGCCACCTCCGAGACGGCCGTCGGCCCGAAGCCGTCGGTGCGGGAGGTTCTGGGACACCGCAACATCGTCCTGTGCATGGCGGCCGCATGCTGCTACCTCACCTGGTTCGTCGTCATCGTCACCTTCACCCCTACCTACCTGCTGACCGTCAAAGGCTTCTCCTCGAGCACGATGAGTGGAGTCATGACCTGTCTGGGCTTGGGGTGGGTGCTGTGGGGGTTCCTCACCCCGGCCGTCTCCGACCGCATCGGCCGCAAGCCGACCATGATCGCCTTCTCCGCGACAGCGGCCCTGTGTCCGCTCGCGGTGGTCTACGTCACCGATCCGGTGGCGCTGGGCCTGGTCGTCGTCCTCACCTACACCGGGCTCGGCTGCTTCACCCTGTTCATGGCCACCATTCCCGCGGAGACGGTGCCCCGTGGCGCGCTGGCCACCGCACTCGGGCTGGTCATGGGAGTCGGCGAACTGGCCGGTGGCTTCCTCGCGCCGGTGATCGCCGGGCGCGCGTCGGACGTCTGGGGCCTGCAGACGGCCATGTTCATCTCCGCCGGCGGCGCCGTCGCTGTTGTCCTGCTGTCCCTCGGTCTGCGGGAGACCGCGCCGCGGGTGCTGCGCCGACGGGCCGAGCGGGCCGCGGCAGCGCCCGGCTCGGGCGCAGTGGTGGCGGGAGCGGCCGAATGA